One Glycine max cultivar Williams 82 chromosome 1, Glycine_max_v4.0, whole genome shotgun sequence genomic window, CATGAATCTCTCTATAGAATTCTGATTCTCCCAGTTTAACTAAATTGTATAGAACTGTTGAAGATTCAACTCCTTGTGTCTTATGTTGAATATACTACATAACAAAGTTCTTCATGTTGAGTCATggattattcaataataatgtCATGGAAGGAAACCATGTTACATTTTTAATAGATAAAAGCAATACCTTCTGAGCTTCTTGAGCAATTGCTTCATTAGCTTCAGCTTTTTCAAGCCTGTTTTTGAGGCAAATTACTTGACCCTGAAGCTGATCCCTCTCATTAGTGACATCATCCAGATCACTACTTAGATTTTTAAATGCATCATTCATTTGGCTAAAAACACTGTTCATTTTCAGGATTTCATCTTCTAAGCTCTCTGTTATCTCCATTCTTTTTGTTAGCCCATTGTTAGCCAGTTTTCTCCTTGTCAAGGCGCCTTTAATATGAGTTCTAAGTTCTTGATTTTCACTGACTTGCAACGTTAGAGCCTCACGTTCTTTTGAGAGATCCAACTCAAGAGCTCTAATTATGTCTGATTTGTCCTGCAACGGAGCTTTAAGCAATTGATAGTTTGCAACAACATCAGTAGGTTCACCTGATTTAACAGCTAGCTCCACTTATAATGCCTCCATTGTAGCCACAATTTTTTCAACTTCATCTTTTTGGTCTTTATTGTTTGATGCAGATTCCTGTAGTAAGCTCAGATCATACAACAGTCCTTTTATTACATCATCCTTTCTGGATAACTCAACCTCCAGTAAGTTCTGCATTCTGGTTAACTCCGAATCCTTTAGGTTCAGCTCATTCTTAAGTCTGCAAGATGAATTTTCCAACATTTAGTTTACTTTCTTTAACTCTGTGTTTTGATGTTTGAGAAAATAAACTTGttggaaagaaaattatgaagCCACATCCTTCTCAATGACATCACTAATTACTTTATCATAATCAGCTTCTAGATTAAGAATCCTATCCAGAAGTTTTTTATTTGCCTTGTTAGCTTCAACAAGTTCACCCTTCAATGCATGATTAGAGCAAGTAACATCCTTTAGAAACTCAATATTTTGTTCAAGGACCTTGTTTACTTCACCCATGTCTGTAATCCTTAAGACATTCCGGTTTAGTTCTGTTACAAGGTCCTTCCTTTCCACTTTTCCCTACTgaacttctttttctaaaaggGAAACTTCAACTTCCTTATCCATCAAAATTGTTTTGCTAACTCAATTTCTACTTGGGAAAAGATTGTTTCTTTCTTCAGTTGCTCAATTAATACAGAGTACTTGGCAAAATGCTCCTCCATATTAGCTATATTACATGACATATTTTTCAATTCAGATGCATAGATAAGTGATTCAAAGTCTTTGACATACCAATCTGCCATAAAAAATTCAGCCTCACACTCAATGGCCACTACTTTCTGTTTCTGTAGTTTCTCTTGATCTAAAAGTAATTTCACAATATCTGTATTACTCATATTGAATTTCATCATCAGTTTAGCAAGTTGGGATCCCATTTCATTCGACCTTTGCAACATCATCTCCTCCTGAAGCTGTAGGTCTGATATGTTTCTTTCTTATTAATATGATCAAAATTGTTCTTGATGTCAGCCAGCAGTTTCCCTTTCAAGATTCTACACATATCAAGCTCTTGTTTTGTCCTATAATTATGTTCCTTCAAATCACTTATGATAGAGTTCGATTCACACAAGCCGTGTGAAAGCAAACCGTTTTCTGCATGCATCCTTGTTACCGTTTCCAGTAAAATACCCATGTGACAGAGATGTAGCATAGACATAGCACAATCATTAAAAACTATCTCAAACCATATCTTCTCAAGCCATGGTTGTATCAATTTAGTGGAATATAAACATTGAGACTTCAAGCACTCTAAATCATAAGCTAAAGACTTGAAATTTTCTGCCATCGTCAATTGGACGTCTTTAATGACATCATCCAACGTAACAATTAGATCCCTTATTTCTACTAGACTTGATTCAACAAGGTTCTCTATCTCCTAATGCTTCAAATCAACAATAGTTTGTAAGCTTTCAATATTGCTGACTAATATACCCTTCTCATTGAGTAAAGTCATTTCTCTGTCTTTCAGTCATTGCTGATCATGGTTAGGACTAGAGGCTTAGGTCATGCCTTAGGTAGGGTTATTGGGAGAGCTATGGGGAGAGAGGATCGTCATGATTCAGATGATGCTCCTCAGCTGTGAAGGCCTATAGCATCGGCACGTAGGCAATGGGAAGCTGCCCTATTGCCGAGGATGAGCCTGTGGTAGCTGCAGATAAGCCTGTGGTAGTTGTAGACGTACATGCACTTGGTGCTGACGCTGGTCATGATGCTGAGGGATTTCTAGGTGGGTCGCGTGACCCATCAGTGCTTACAGAGTATGCTGACCATGTTGCAATCAGTGTATGGAACGAagaggtatttataattttcaagttaacttatttgttaagtatctgttattattgaaatttgtgttcctttaaattattatgttaataaAGTGTTtgttcctttatacttcaattcaggaccAACCTGAATTGAAGTTATCCTCCCATGGGAGGAAGGTGCAAAAATTTGGTAGGCCTGCTTCTAAAGTTGAGGGCCTAGTTGCTGTCACAGGACTAAGTCCTTTGATCGCGTGCTCAATAGACATTGGCGATCGGGGACTTATATCCGCATtcgtggagaggtggcacaggGAAAATAGCAGTTTCCATCTTCTCGTGGGGGAGGTTAGCATCACCCTGGATGATGTGGAATCTCTGCTTCATCTTCCCATTGTTGGCGCCTTCCATACCTTCGAGCCTCTGCATGTTGACGAGGCCGTGTTGATGTTAGTTGAGTTACTAGAGGTCTCCAAAGAGGTAGCCAGGGCCGAGACAACAAGTGTCATGGACCATACGTATGCTTATCTTGGCTACGAGATATATATCAGAGCAGATGTCAGGCTGGACATTGGACAACTACAACTCGTGCCTATGTTCTTCGTCTTCTAGGTTACACGttttttgctaacaagagtgcaacccatGTTCATTGTGTCTTATTAGACGCTCTGGGTAACTTATGTCAAACTGGGAGCTGTGCATGGGGAGCTGCTGCCCTAGTGCATATGTACAATCATTTGAATGATGCTTGTAGGAGCAGCAACCGACAACTTGCTGGTTACATCACTCTCTTACAGGTAATTAATATGCTTTTCATAAGTTAAGTACAACAATGTTTTAAATAGGATATTTAAGATgttcatttgaaatttgtatGCTTTTCATGCAATCTTTGTAGTGTTGGATATATATGAGCACTTTCATTTAGTTGCGGAGTGTGTGGCTGATCCAAACTATGATAAGGTGTCACCACGTGCATGTCACTGGATTGCTACGAAGGCGACTTTGAAGTTCATATCTACAACGACGTACAAGCAACGTCTAGATTGACTTAGGATTCCTAATGTCAGATGGATGCCTTATGGGGAGCATCGACCCGTTCAggagtttgatttgatttcatgCTTTTCCGATCAGCTACGTTGGGGGCCCGTTGCCGTCAGACACCAACCAGAGAGGGTCATGCGCCAGTTTGGATACGTCCAGAGTATTCCTGTAGAGGATGCTGATTCATGGGTTTCATTTGAAGAAATAGAcgacaggtggatgcactacTTAGACCATCTTGCACCAACAGGTGAGATATGTCTTGTGCCAGGTCAGTGTGTGCCCGAGTACATGGACTGGTTCTTCGTCATTTCTCATCCATGCATGACTGCGGCACAACAATAAGATCTGCCACGACATCCACTTGCGACGCATGATGCCTCATTCGTGGAGCCACATATCCCTTAGGTCCTCAAGCCACTAGCAGCACCGACACATGCCCGTTCTGATGTGGACCAGCCTAGACATGTAGTGGTAAGTGTTACTATTTGCTTAGTTGTATCAAATGTCATTTAcgtcaattattttaatactaatttgtctaatttttttgttttctatttaatgGGATGCTTGCCATGCGATCGCTGAAAGGTTAGAGCGTCTactcaaccttaggatagtcacAGCAGGCACAGAGACACACGAGGTCATGAAAGAATGCATCAGGATTGCTAGGGGTGTCACATAAGACGACAATGTGTATGTGAGGTCTCGACGTAGGCAGCGCATGGATTAACCATAGTTTCTTTACACATTTTATATCATCATATTTGGACAATGTATATACTTTTCTtgtatttgaaaacattttgtatattttaagttattttggtttataatattagtgttaatgttaaaatcttaattttaaattacttgattCCAAATTCATTCCAAATTCATCGAAATAGTATGAATGCGATTCCAAATTGAAGCAAACAActaaaaactattttgaaataAGACAATATGGATCTcactaattttgaaatttaatttttcttattctctTACTTACCAATTTAAccaattttttcttattctcttaCTTACCTGTAATTGTTTCTCAGTTTCTCTAAACTTAGTTATATCTAATtccataatatattataatactattaatgaaaatacacaatttaGAGAGTACCATATTTAAATTAgtctttttaaacattttattttctttctttggatTTGCATTCACTCATTGCATATGCAGTTAGTAAATAgataaatatcttaattatctcaaattactcttttttatttatttttatttctaaattaagtTTATGGTAACTAGTGAGATGACTAGTTATTCTTAAGAGAGTGAGAGGAATAAATATGGATTATACAACTATATACAAATGgtcaaaattatgataaaaatattatcaaagttTAATGTCATATgatcacttaaaaaattatataatttttttaaaaaattcacataatatTGTGTTTTAATCTTTATCCTTCATGATAAGATTAactatcattatttatttttctcactaaaTAAATcccttgtattttatattttttgttattaaatgaaattaaatttataaattctaataaaattttcttgaaaTACTACAACTAAGTAATGAACACAAATTCAaacattaacttcaacatagtgGACACGTATTCAAGcattacattaacttcaacatagtggaaagaaataaaatttgcatgaaATACTACAACTAAGTAATGCTAATTTTGCAACAAGGACACGTCGTCTTCCATTTTCATTACATGTTtactaaaaacaactaaaatttctattgaccCAAAttgtttccagtagttagactgCACTAAGACCTTTAGCACGTCATCATTGGTTTTCAgtttaataatttcaaatttgatagtTTTATCTGAATACTCATGGTGGCTTGGTTGTTgaaaaaacaatcgtcttaccgtttgtgtttcatgaataccataagggggaatcccatgaggtgcaacttgcttgatcaaatcTTTCAGTTCATCCACGGTACATCCGGAAGGAATGTCAaactttttgggattttttcctgtgaacgagtAACCAAAAAACTCATGTTTGTTTGACATATTCCACCTCCCATTGTAATATAGCAGGGCATCATGAATAGGGGTCATAGTCgcttcaagtaagt contains:
- the LOC102669592 gene encoding uncharacterized protein, whose translation is MGSCPIAEDEPVVAADKPVVVVDVHALGADAGHDAEGFLGGSRDPSVLTEYADHVAISVWNEEDQPELKLSSHGRKVQKFGRPASKVEGLVAVTGLSPLIACSIDIGDRGLISAFVERWHRENSSFHLLVGEVSITLDDVESLLHLPIVGAFHTFEPLHVDEAVLMLVELLEVSKEVARAETTSVMDHTYAYLGYEIYIRADVRLDIGQLQLVPMFFVF